A genomic region of Acyrthosiphon pisum isolate AL4f unplaced genomic scaffold, pea_aphid_22Mar2018_4r6ur Scaffold_21214;HRSCAF=23326, whole genome shotgun sequence contains the following coding sequences:
- the LOC103309132 gene encoding uncharacterized protein LOC103309132, with amino-acid sequence MAVKRFESLERKLLANPQLQTLYKEFMDEYLALGHMSIAPTPGHYFVPHHAIYKADDGDAKIRVVFDASARCSTGPSLNSCLLPGKKLQQDIIDVLTRFRIHQHAFTADICKMYRQIQVLPEYR; translated from the coding sequence ATGGCGGTCAAGCGTTTTGAGTCTTTGGAGAGGAAGCTATTGGCCAATCCACAGTTGCAGACGCTGTACAAGGAATTTATGGACGAGTATTTAGCATTGGGCCATATGTCTATCGCGCCCACACCAGGTCATTACTTTGTCCCTCATCATGCAATTTACAAGGCAGATGATGGTGACGCCAAGATCCGTGTGGTGTTTGACGCATCTGCACGATGTTCAACCGGACCGTCGTTAAACAGCTGTCTGCTTCCAGGGAAGAAGCTACAGCAGGACATAATTGATGTCTTAACGCGATTCCGCATACATCAACATGCATTCACGGCGGACATCTGCAAGATGTATCGTCAAATCCAGGTGCTACCAGAGTACCGCAA